In Ignavibacteriota bacterium, the genomic window GGATATGTGGATCGGATTTACCCGCATTTTGCACGGCCGCCAGCTCCTCGGGGGCGAGGTCGTCATATGTGAGGACGATGCCGATGTACGGCTCGCGCTTTTCGCCCTCGATCAGCGCGTACGCGTCGAGGGCGCGGTCCACCGGGAAGCGGTGCGTGGTGAGCCGCTCGGTGCTGACCCGTTTGTTTTCGAGCAGATCGAGATAGGCCTGCATGTTGCGGTTTTCGGTCCAGCGCACATATCCGATAGGGTAGTCGAGACCGTCGAGTTCGTAGTCGGCGTCGTAGCGGCCCGGACCGTAGGAGCGCGACATGCGGACGTCGAGCTCCTTCTGATAGGCGGGGGAGCGGGGCAGATCCAGCGGCGTGGCGCCGACGAGGACGATGCGTCCGCGTTCGCGGGTGATTTTGCCGGCGAGCACCATCGGATCGTTGTCGTGCGTGCCCGCGGTGATGATCACCGAATCGGCGCCGTGGCCGCGCGTGTGTGAGGCCACCAGGGCTTCGACCGGGTCGTTGTGCCGGTGATACGCCGCCGCCGCGCCCGAGGATTTTGCGAGGTCGATCACGACGGGATCGATGTCGATGCCGATGACGGTGCATCCGTTCGCCGCGAGGAACTGCACGGTGAACTGGCCGAGCAGCCCGAGGCCGATGACGACGACGGTTTCGCCCAGCGTGGGCTCGGCCTGACGCACGCCCTGCAGCGCGATGGCAGCGATGGTCGAATACGCGGCCGATTCCATCGACACGGTCGGAGGAATTTTTGCGACGAGATTCCGCGGCACGACAACGATGTCGCTGTGATGCGCAAATTCGGCGCCGGCGCAGGAGACGCGGTCGCCGATCTCGATGTCGCGCACCCACTCGTCCACCGCCAGCACCACGCCGGCGCTGCTGTATCCGAGCGGCGCCGCGCTGTCGAGCTTCGACATGATGCGCTTGTAGGTGGTCAGAAGTCCGGTGCGGCGCACTTCGTCCACCACTTTGCGCACCTCGTCGGGCTGGCTGCGCGCGCGCTGCACCATCGACGATTTGCGGGAATCGATTGTTGTTTTTTCCGTCCCCGCGCTGATCACGGAGAAATAATTTTTCACGAGCACCATGCCGCGTCTCAGTGCCGGAGGGGGCACGGAAGCCACGTCCATCTGGCCTGTCCGCTTGTTTTGTGCGATCTGTTTCATCGCGGAAAACTACGGATTGACCGAGTCTTTTCCTATCTGAAGGACGGAGCGCGACGCCGCCTTCACCCCGCTTACCTGTTCAACAGGCGGCGGCCCTTCTGCGATTCGAGGATGCGCCGCACTTCCTTCATGAACGTGTCCTCGAACACGACGAGCTGCGCGATCTGTTTGGTGGAGAGGAGGTCCTTCAACCCGAGGACGTAGTCGCGGCGCGCCGCGGCCATTTCGGCGGCGATGTTTGTCAGCGCGGTGATTTCCTTCTGGACGTCGGCTTCGGAAGGTGTGCCTTTCGAGAGAGTGCGCAGCCGCGCGAGAATGTCCTGCCGCTGCTCGGCGCGGGCCTTTTCCGACGCGCGGAATTCCTTCTCGCGGGCGAAGAGCCGTATGGCCTGCTCCTCGTTCAGGTCCAGCGCCTCGATCATCTTCAGATGCCGGTATTGCTCCAGTCGCTGCCGGCCGTTGACGCCGCCCGGCTCGTCGTCTTGCGCGCAGGCGTTTGCGGTGAGGATCAGCGTGAGCGGAAGGAGGAGGAGGAGGGGAAAATATCGGGTGTTCATGGTGACTCCTGTTTGGCAACAGAGTGGGGGCGTCGAATGCGGGCGTGGGAAGTGTTCCCGATGTGTTACTGGGCCGGGACCGATGGAGCGGCGCTGTCGATAGCGTCGGCGGGCAGCAGCTCGAACAGGGTCTCGTCGTCGAGATACGCGCTTCCGGCGCGCACAAGCTCGGGGTATGCGACATCGGAGAACAGGACGCCCGTGACATCGAGTCCTTCGAGGGCCGCGTCGGAGACGGCGGGCAGCGTTGTTGTGGCGCCGCCATCGGCCGCGTTTGCCGCGACGAGTTCACCGCGCAGCGAGTCGCGCTGGGTTTCGTCGAGACTACCCAGGATGGTGCTGATCTCGTGCGTCGAGACAAGCGTGTCGTCGGACGGCGGTATATTCGGACCAAAAAGTATGATTCCCACGAGCAGGCAGGCCGCGGCGATACCTGGAAGCGCGAGGCGCGTGAACAGGGGGCCCGGCCTCCAAGCCCGCGCGCGCGGCGCGTCGATGCGCGCGTTGACCGCGACGATGAAGGAGGCATCGGTGAACATTGGACGCGGCGCCCGCTTCTCAACGGAGAGTATCGTGAAGAGGGGACGCAACTCGTCGACACGCGCGCTGCAATCCGCGCATTGCGCCAGATGCGCTTCGACCTCGCGCGCGGCCTCGTCGCCGAGGGCGCCGGCAAGATAGTCGGGCAGTTCAGATTGAAGGGATGTGCATCGCATGTTTGACATGCTCCTCGATTTTGCGCACGGCGTGAAAATAGTTGGCCTTGAGTCCGCCCACGCTTGTGTTCAGCAGCGCGGCGATTTGTTCGTAGGGCATTTCTTCGTAGTAGCGGAGCAGGAACACCTGCTTTTGTTTTGTTGGTAGTGTGTCGATGGCCGCCTCGATGAGGGTGCGCGTCTCGCTCTGTTCCATCGTTGTGTCGGGCGCGTCGGCCGCGTCGGAGGGCGCGGAGTCGATGATGCTGTCGATGTGAAAAAAGTTGCGCAGGTTTTTCCGACGAAGGTGGTTGAGACTGAGATTCCGGGCGATGGTGTACAGCCATGTGAAGATTTGTGAATCGCCGCGGAAATCCGCCACGCCGTGGTAGGCGCGCACAAAGACGTCCTGCGCGATATCGAGGGCGTCGTCATGGTCCGACACCAGACGCCGGACCAGCCAATACACCTTGTCCTGATACCTCCGCACGACCTCATTGAACGCATCGCGCCTGCCTTGCCTGCACAGCGCGATCAATTCCTGGTCGGTTCGGTTTCTCATTCGTGTGCTTTTCTGGTCCGCAATTTAGAAACATGTGCCGCATCTGGGTTTAATCTCGATAACATCATGTCACGAATCAAATCAAAACCCGATGGAATAGTGTTGTAATTCTTTCAATAGCGCTTGCTTTTGAGTTTGTCTTAGCTGATTTTTGTTGGAGCATCATCCACATTCGCCCCACTTCTACGAAATAGTTGCAAACCTCAAAGTCACACGCTCCGTCACTGGGTGCCTCGGAGCAGGCAGCCAATATTTGTGCGTTCCTCGGTTCGCCGGTTCTGTTCTATGACAGACAGACCGGTATACACGCAGCGAACGCCGAAGGTGTGGCGTGGCTCGAGCGGCACGAACTCCGGGAGGGGATGCCGGGCTTCGAGAAGCTGTTCCTGCCGGAAATCGGTAGTGAGACACTGGCCGAGGGTTTCGAGGCGGTGGCGGCGGGCGCGGGTCCGCGTCTGCAGCGCTGCGCGCAGCTCGATGCCGACGGCGCGAGTGTGCCGTTTCTGTTCCTGCTCTCGCCCGCGTCCTTCGAGGGGCGCGATTCGGTATGCGTGCAGCCGCTGGACGTGCCCATGCCGCAGCACGAGGAACCGCGGGGCGATCTCAATCTGCTCGTGAAAGAACGCACGGCGGAGATCTCGGAATTAAACGGCTTTCTCACGGCAATTGTTGACAGCAGCACCGAAACGTGCATCATCGCCATCGGAACCAACGGCACGATACTGAGTTTCAACGAGGGCGCCTGCCGCATGTTTCTGCATATACGCGCCGACGTGGTCGGACGCATGCATGCGTCACGGCTTTTCGACCAGGCGGCGGAGGAGGACGGGACGTACGCCGCGCTCGAGCGCGAGGCGCGCACGCGCGGCAAGTGTCAGCGCATGGTGACGCTGCGGCGCCGCGACGACGGTGTGTTTCCGGCGCTCATCGACCTGACGCCCCTGCTCAGCGCCGACGGTTCGCTGCTCGGCACCCTGCTCATCGGGCGCGATGTGACCGAGACGTTGCGCACACAGCGCGCGCTCGAGGAGAAAAAGGACCAGCTCGAGTTCATGAACCATCTGTCGCTGGGCATCAGCCAGACCCTGGAACTCGAGGCCATCTGCTCCATCGCGCTGCAGCGCCTCGTCGAAAAATTCAACGGCGTGCTGGGCGGGATCTTCCTGAAAAATCGGACGGACGGCTCCCTTGCGCTCGTTGTCAGCGAGCCGCGCGCGCTGCGCGGTCGGTACGCGGAAATGCTCACGCCGTCGCCCGACGACCGCGTGCTCGCGGAAGAGGGCGAGGTGCTGCTGCACGACTTGTCGCACATGGCGATTCTGACAGCGGCCGACGGCACCGCGCATCCGCGCTCGAAACTCATCCTGCCCCTGCTGCCGAAGGCCTCGTTCCTCGGCATGCTCGTGATACTCGTCAAGGAGCCGCTCACACGGTCGGAGGAATTCCTCAGCTTCCTCTCCGCGCTCGGCATGACGGTGGGAGGGGCCATCGAGAACGCCATCCTGTACTTCGAGTCGCTCAAGAAATCCATCGAGATCAAAAAGCAGAACCAGGAACTCGACGAGTTCGCCTACGTGGTGTCGCACGATCTCAAGGAGCCGCTTGCGGGCATTTCGTTCATCTCGAACCTGCTGATGGACGAGTACTACGACACACTCGACGACACGGCGAAAGTGTACATCAACAACCTGAAGGACTTCTCGCAGAGGCTCGGGTCGCTCATCGACTCGCTGCTCGAGCTGTCTCGCATCGGCCGCATGAATCAACCCATGGAGGCCGTGAAGATCATCGACGTGATCAGCAGCGTGAGCCAGAGTCTGAGCTTCAGGATCTCCACCAAGGAGACGCAGATCACACTTCCCGAGGAACTCCCGCAGGTGCACGGCGAACGCACGCGTGTCGAGCAGGTGTTCTTCAACCTTCTGAGCAACGCGATCAAGTTCAACGACAAGGACAAGGTTGTCGTGGAAATCGCGTGGAAGGAATTCGACGAACGCTTCTACGAGTTTTCGATCCGCGACAACGGTATCGGCATCGAACCCCAGTACTTCGAGAAGATCTTCAAGATCTTCGAGCGTCTGCATCAGCGCGAGGAGTACGAGGGTAACGGCGCGGGTCTCACCATCGTGAAAAAAATCGTCGAACATCACGGCGGCAGAATTTGGCTGCAGTCGGAACTCGGCATGGGAACCGAATTCCATTTCACCCTCCCCAAGACACCTCAATGAACGCGCGAGCGAAGCAATGACCGGCAATGAACCGAAAGCAAAATCAGGCGCATCCATCCTGGTTGTGGACGACGAGAAACTGTTTCGCGATGTCCTTACTGCGAAGCTTATCGAAAACGGCTACGTGTGCGACAACGCGATCAACGGAATCGAGGCGATAAACAAGATCCAGCGCCAGCAATACGACGTGATCCTCCTCGACATCAAGATGCCGCGCGTGAACGGCATCGAGGTGCTCAAACACATCAGCGAGAACACGCTGAGTTCGGAGGTGATCATGCTCACCACCTTCACCGACGTGCGCACCGCGGTCGAGACCGTCAAACTCGGCGCGTACGACTACGTGACGAAGCCGTACAATCTCACGGAACTGCTGCAGACGATCGAGCGCGCACTCGACCATCGCAAGCTGAAGCTCGAAAACGTGCTGCTCAAATCGGAACTCGAGCGCCGGCATCAGGCGAAAAACGTGATCGGCACGAGTTCCGCGTTCCAGCAGGTGCTCGACACCGTGTACAAGGTGGCGCCGACCGACAGCAACGTGCTCATCACGGGTCCGAGCGGCTCGGGCAAGGAGGTGGTCGCGAACCTGCTGTACAAGATGAGCAGCAGGAAGGACAAACCCTTCGTGGCGCTCGATTGCGCGTCCATTCCCGAGAACCTGCTCGAGAGCGAGCTGTTCGGGCACGAGCGCGGCGCATTCACCGACGCGATGGTGCTGAAACACGGCATGGTGGAAGTGGCGAACAACGGCACCATGTTCCTCGACGAAATCGGGGAGATCAGTCTGTCGATACAGCCCAAGCTGCTGCGCTTCCTGCAGACGGGTGAGTTCCGCCGCATCGGCGGCACGCAGGCCATGAAGGCCAACGTGCGTGTGATCGCCGCGACGAACAAGAATCTGAAAGAAATGGTGAAGCTCGGCACGTTCCGCGAGGACCTGCTGTTCCGCCTCAACGTGATCGCGCTCAACCTTCCGCCGCTGGCGGACCGCAAGGAAGACGTGCCGGATCTGGTCGAGCATTTCCTGCAGGCCAAGTCGCGCGGGAAGGAAACGAAGCAGTTCAGTCCGGCCGCGATGCAGAAACTCGTCAACTACTACTGGCCGGGCAACGTGCGCGAACTCGAAAACGTGGTGGAGCGCGCGATCATCCTGACCAGCGGCGACGTGATCGAACCGGCTGACATCATGCTCGATTACGCGAACGGCAACGAAACCATGGGCGCCCCTTCGAGCGAAGTGGCGAAGATGTCGCTGAGCGACATGGAATCGATACACATCGAGCGCGTGCTGAAGGAGCAGAACTACAACAAGCGCGCAGCGGCCGACATACTCGGCATCAGTCTGCGCACCCTGTACACGAAGATCTACGATTATCAGATACACATTCCGTCCGGCCGCGGCGGGGGAAGCAACGCTCATTCCTGATCCCGACTCCGGCGACGATCACCTGCGCGCGGACGCGACAGCCGTCGCTCCGCGCGCGGCACACACGACAGCGACAATCATGCCTGACTGGAAACGCCTTCTCGTCACATCCGCCCTGCCGTACGCAAACGGCGCGGTGCATCTCGGCCATCTTGCGGGCGCCTATCTGCCCGCCGACATCTACGTGCGGTATCACCGCCTGCGCGGCACGGATGTCGTCTACATCTGCGGCTCCGACGAGCACGGCGTCAGCATCCTGATCTCCGCGACGCGGGAGGGGAGCACGCCGCAGACGATCATCGACCGCTATCACGACATCAACCGCAGCGCCTTCGCGCGCGCGGGCATCAGTTTCGACAACTACTCGCGCACGTCGCTGCCGCTGCATCACGAGACGGCGCGCGAGTGGTTCCTCGATTTTCATTCGCGCGGACTTCTGCGCAGCGCCGTCGAGCAGCAGCTCTTCGACGAGCACGCGGGCATGTTCCTGCCCGACCGCTTTGTGACCGGCACCTGCCCGCACTGCGGCTACGACCGCGCGTACGGCGACCAGTGCGAAAACTGCAGCAAGTACTACGCGCAGACCGAGCTGCTCAATCCGAAGAGCCTGCTCTCGGGCGAGACGCCCGTCGTGCGCAACGCGACACACTGGTATTTCCCGCTCGGCGATTATCAGGAGCGGCTCGAGGCCTTTGTCGACGGGCACGAAAACGACTGGAAGGACACCGTGCTGCAGCAGGTGCGGAGCTGGCTGAAGGCCGGGCTGTCCGACCGTCCCATCTCGCGCGATCTTGAGTGGGGCGTAAAAGTGCCGCTCGACAACGCGGCGGGCAAGGTGCTCTACGTCTGGTTCGAAGCCGTGCTCGGGTATATCTCCTCCACGAAGGAGTGGGCGGCGGCACAGGGTGATCCCGAGCGCTGGAAACAGTACTGGTGCGACGAATCGACGCGCTACGTCGCGTTTATCGGCAAGGATAACATCGTCTTTCATTGCCTGATGTTCCCCGCCATGTTGATGGGGAAGGGCGGCTACATCCTTCCCGACAACGTGCCCGCGAACGAATTCCTCAATCTCGAAGGACAGAAGTTTTCGAAGAGCAGAAACTGGTCGATCGAGGTCGATGAATTTCTCGACCGTTTCCCCGCCGATCCGTTGCGGTACACGCTCACGATGAACATGCCCGAGACGCGCGACAGCGATTTCACCTGGCGCGATTTCCAGGCGCGGAACAACAATGAACTCGCCGACATCGTCGGCAATTTCATCAACCGCACGGTCCACTTCGCGCATCGCAATTTCGAGGGACGCGTTCCCGCCGCCATCGAAGCTGACGAAGCCGACCGCGCCTTCCGCGCGGAATTCGGGGCCGCGGCCGAAGCGGTGGGCGCAGCATTCGACCGCTTCAAATTCCGTGACGGTTTGCAGGCGGCGATGAACTTCGCGCGGCTCTGCAACAAGTACTTCAACGACGCCGAACCCTGGAAGCGGGTGAAAGACGATCCCGCGCGCGCGGCCTCCACCATCCGTACCTGTCTCGACGCCGTGTACGCGCTCGGCATTTTGCTCGCGCCGGTGCTGCCGGAAACAGCCGAACGGATCAAACGCCTGCTGCAGCTTCCTCCCGAGGCGCCCTGGTCGTGGGAGGCAATACAGTCCTGCACACTCGCGGAAGGGCAGACCATCGGCGCGCCGGAAATCCTCTTCACCAAAATCGAGGACAGCGCCATCGAGGCCGCAACGGCGCTGCTCGGCGCGGGTCTCGACACCGCCGCGCCTGCGCAGGAAACCGCGCCCGCCTCGGCGCCCGCTCCGGAGTATGCGCCGTTCAAGGACCAGATAGGCATCGACAGTGTCGGTGTGCTCGATCTGCGTGTGGGGCTCGTGCTCGAGGCCGAGCGTGTTCCAAAATCGGACAAGCTGCTCCGATTAAAGGTTGACATCGGCTGCGAGACGCGGCAGATCGTGGCCGGCATCGGCGCGCGGTACGAGGCGGCGGACCTCCCCGGACGCAAGGTGGTCGTCGTGGCGAACCTCGCCCCCGCAAAAATCCGCGGCGTCGAGTCGCAGGGTATGCTGCTCGCCTCATCCATCGGTGGCGAGGCGCCGCTGCTTGTCGCGGCGGACCCGGCGGCCGTACCGGGAAGTGTGGTGAAGTAGGCATGAGCGGCGCGCACACACGCGGCATTCTCGCGACAGGCCTCCCGCTGATTTTGTTCGCCTGTTTCGCCCTGTCGTGCGACCACGGGCTTTCGCCCGACATGGCGCGCGCGTCCGCCTCGGAGACGCCGGGTTTCGAAGGGACCATCACCGTCACCTCGCGCTGGCCCGCGGCCGACAGTCTGATGGACCTGCGCGTCGTGGCCATACGCGTGTTCCCGCCGACAAACATCCTGCAGGAGTACCTCAACGGGACTCTCCTTTTTTCGGATAAACTGGTCCTGAATCAGGACACGCAGACCTACACGTTGCGTATGCCCGGGCTCAGCGGCGTTTTCCAATACGTGGCGGTCGCGCAGCAGTACGCGGCGAATCCGTTTGCCGACTGGCGCGTGGTGGGCGTGTACACCATGACGGGCAATCCGGCCGCGCACGCGCCGGTGGACCTCGGCGCGGGGGCGTTCCGCCGCGGTATCGACATCACCGTCGATTTCGTGAATCTGCCGCCGCAGCCCTTCTGAGTTTGTTGGCTCTGCGCGGCCCTTTTTGTAGCTTGTGTCGTCCGGGAGAATCACCGGCGAGACCCCCACACAGCGTATTCCACGTTTCCTTGAGGATCACATGAAGGCTGTCATCATGGCCGGCGGGTTCGGCACCCGCCTGCGTCCGTTGACCTGCAACATCCCGAAGCCCATGGTGCCGATGCTGAACAGGCCGATGATGCATCACATCGTCGAGCTGTTGAAGCGGCACGGGTTCGACGACATCGTCTCGCTGTTGTTTTATCATCCCGCGGCCATCCGCAACTTCTTCGGCGACGGGCACGATTTCGGCATCACGATGCAGTACATGCAGGCCGAGGCCGATTTCGGCACCGCGGGCAGCGTGCGTAACGCGGCCGAGAAGCTCGGCGACGGGCGCGTGCTCATCATCAGCGGCGACGTGTTGACGGATTTCGACCTCAGCGCGGCGATGCGCTACCACGAGGAGAAGGGCGCCGACGCGACACTGGTCCTCACCCGCGTGCCCAATCCTCTGCAGTTCGGCGTCGTGATCGTCGACGACGAGGGGAACATCACACGTTTCCTCGAGAAGCCGTCCTGGGGTGAAGTGTTCAGCGACACCATCAACACGGGCATCTACATTCTCGAACACCACGTGCTGGATCTGATTCCCTACAAGCAGGATTTCGACTTCAGCAAGAATCTCTTCCCGCTCATGATGCAGGAGGGACTGAAGCTCTGCGGGTATATCGCCGAGGGGTACTGGCGCGACGTCGGCACACTGAACGAGTATCAGGAGGCGTCGATGGATTTCCTCGCGGGCAAGGTCGGTCTCGACAAGCCCGGGATCGCGCAGGGGTCGGCCGTGGTGGGCACCGAGGTGCAGTGGCAGCCCGCGAATGTGATTATCGGCGGAACCGTCGTGTTGGGCGACCGCGCGCGTGTCGCCGACACCGCCCGCCTCACCAACTCGGTGATCGGCAGGGATGTCGACGTGGCCGCGGGCGCGGTGATACAGAACTCCGTGATCTGGGACGGGTGCCGCATCGACGAGAACGTGCATATTTCGGATTCGGTGATCGGATACGAGACGGCCGTATACACGGGCGCAACAATCGCCGAGAACGTCTTCATCAGCGACCGATGCACGATCGGCCGCGAGGCCTATCTGCAGCCGAACATCAAACTCTGGCCCGACAAGGTGGTGGAGGACGGCGCGACGTTGTCGAAGAGTCTGGTGTGGGAAGACAAGTGGCTGAAGGAACTCTTCACCGACGCGCGCATCACCGGCATCACCAACATCGAAATGACTCCCGAGTTCGGGGCCAAGGTCGGCGCGGCGCTCGGTGCGGTGGTGGGGCAGGGACGCCTCGTGCTGTCGAGCCGCGATCCCGACAATGCGAGCCGCATGCTCAAGCGCGCGATCACCTGCGGACTGATGTCGGCCGGCGTCTCGATCGTCGACATGCAGACCTCCTCCATTCCCATGGTGCGGCAGGAGCTGCGCAACGGGCGCTGCGCCGCGGGGTTCCACGTCCGCAAATCCCCCTTCGACAAGCGGTCGATGGACGTGATCTTTTTCGACGGCAGCGGCAAGGATCTCGCGACCGCGCGCACGAAGGCCATCGAGCGGCAGTTCTTCTCGGAGGACTTCACCCGCGCCGACTACTCGTCGATCGGATCCATCTCCTTCCCCGAAAGGACGACGGAGACCTATCGCAGCCGCATCTTTGCAACACTCGACCGGCAGGTCATCAAGAGCCGCGCGTTCAACGCCGTGGTGGACTATTCCTACGGCATCGCCTCCACCGTGTTCCCGAACATTTTGGGCGACATCGGCACACAGGTGGTGAGTCTCAACGCGTACATCGATCCCGACAAACTGACACGCAGCACCGAGGAATTCCAGGCGGCGTGTGAGCACATCTCGGGCATCGTTCGCTCCCTGTCCTACGACACCGGTTTCCTTATCGACGCCGGGGCCGAGAAGATATTTGTCGCCGACGAGGCGGGGCGTTTTCTGCCCGACGACCGTCTGCTCGCCATCGTTGCGAAGCTCGTTCTCGAGGCGGCACGCCGCAGCGGAACACCCGTGAAGAAGTTCGGCTGTCCCGTCACCGGCACGGGCGTGATGGACCTGCTGGCCGCGGAATACGGCGCGGAACTGGTCCGCACGCAGACGACACATCTCGGCATGATGAACGCCGTGATCGACGATCCGGAACTCGCCTTTGTCGGCGGCACGCGCGGCGGATTCATCTTCCCGCAGTTCTCCTTCGCAACCGACGCCATGTACAGCATCGTGAAACTGCTCGAGCTGATGGCGGCAACCGGATGGAAACTTGGCGACGTAAACGCGCAGCTCGAGGTCCTGCATACGGCGCAGAAGGACGTACACTGCGACTGGGACGCGAAGGGCCGCGTCATGCGCTACGCCATGCGCGACAGCGAGCAGCAGCAGCGTGTGCTCATTGACGGAATCAAGATTGTGTTCGACGTGCGCAACTGGGTGCTTCTGCTCCCGAGCAAGGAGACGACGCTGTTCCACATCTACGTTGAGGCCGAGAGTCCCGAGCGCGCGCGCGCGATCGCCGAGGAATATGAATCGAAAGTTGTGCAATGGCGCGATAATGCGTAGATTCGTGAATCATTTGTCGTATTGACGACGAGACCCAATGAAAATCAGCAGCATACTCAACGAAGAACTCATCAGCGTCAAGATTGCGGGCGAGTCGAAGGAAGACGTGATCAACGCGATCATACAGCTCGCGGCGTCGTCTCCCAAGGTGAAGGACCTCGAGAAGGTCCGCCAGGCGATCTTCGAGCGCGAGAAGATCATGTCGACCGGTGTCGGCAAGGGCTTCGCGATTCCGCACGGCAAGACCGACGCTGTGTCCGACATCGTCGCGGCCTTCGGCATCACAGAACAGCCGATCGATTACGAGGCCCTCGATCACGAGCCCGTCCGTCTCCTGTTTCTGCTCATCGGAAAGGACAGCCTGGTCGGCGCGCACATCAAGCTGCTCAGCCGCATCTCGCGGCTTATGAACAAGGAAGAACTGCGCAACCGCCTCTTGCAGGCGGCGAGTTCGAGCGAAGTGCTCGAGATACTGCGCGAAGAGGAGATGAACTACCTCGACGTATAATCCGCAGTGTAGCACGAAACCGCAGGGCATGCTCGCGAGGGCATGCCCTGTTTTGTTCCGCGCAGGCGATTCCCAACTGCATTGTCGAATTTCCACCGCGTTTTGTACCT contains:
- a CDS encoding bi-domain-containing oxidoreductase — translated: MKQIAQNKRTGQMDVASVPPPALRRGMVLVKNYFSVISAGTEKTTIDSRKSSMVQRARSQPDEVRKVVDEVRRTGLLTTYKRIMSKLDSAAPLGYSSAGVVLAVDEWVRDIEIGDRVSCAGAEFAHHSDIVVVPRNLVAKIPPTVSMESAAYSTIAAIALQGVRQAEPTLGETVVVIGLGLLGQFTVQFLAANGCTVIGIDIDPVVIDLAKSSGAAAAYHRHNDPVEALVASHTRGHGADSVIITAGTHDNDPMVLAGKITRERGRIVLVGATPLDLPRSPAYQKELDVRMSRSYGPGRYDADYELDGLDYPIGYVRWTENRNMQAYLDLLENKRVSTERLTTHRFPVDRALDAYALIEGEKREPYIGIVLTYDDLAPEELAAVQNAGKSDPHIQISQRRESLTIGFIGAGNFASGYLLPHLKEAEGVTLDTVCNRSGLTSADMATKFGFRNHSTNPDEIFHNERIGTVFIATRHGDHAELARRALERGQHVFVEKPLALNEAQLATLEPLLASAGSSNGHLQLLVGFNRRFAPLVRDMKSFFASAKEPSVIHYYVNAGFLPADHWTHDPIDGGGRIVGEVCHFIDTIQFLTGSAPARVHAERIASESEAVTNCDTLNITMRMSDGSLGIITYVSNGDNGVPKERITMSNAGSTAVLNNFMSLELYRGGKREVKKSSGDKGHRDEVRSFLQAIRNRSGSVIPVESLIATTRATFRILDSLQWNEIVTL
- a CDS encoding zf-HC2 domain-containing protein, producing the protein MRCTSLQSELPDYLAGALGDEAAREVEAHLAQCADCSARVDELRPLFTILSVEKRAPRPMFTDASFIVAVNARIDAPRARAWRPGPLFTRLALPGIAAACLLVGIILFGPNIPPSDDTLVSTHEISTILGSLDETQRDSLRGELVAANAADGGATTTLPAVSDAALEGLDVTGVLFSDVAYPELVRAGSAYLDDETLFELLPADAIDSAAPSVPAQ
- a CDS encoding sigma-70 family RNA polymerase sigma factor: MRNRTDQELIALCRQGRRDAFNEVVRRYQDKVYWLVRRLVSDHDDALDIAQDVFVRAYHGVADFRGDSQIFTWLYTIARNLSLNHLRRKNLRNFFHIDSIIDSAPSDAADAPDTTMEQSETRTLIEAAIDTLPTKQKQVFLLRYYEEMPYEQIAALLNTSVGGLKANYFHAVRKIEEHVKHAMHIPSI
- a CDS encoding PAS domain-containing protein, with protein sequence MQTSKSHAPSLGASEQAANICAFLGSPVLFYDRQTGIHAANAEGVAWLERHELREGMPGFEKLFLPEIGSETLAEGFEAVAAGAGPRLQRCAQLDADGASVPFLFLLSPASFEGRDSVCVQPLDVPMPQHEEPRGDLNLLVKERTAEISELNGFLTAIVDSSTETCIIAIGTNGTILSFNEGACRMFLHIRADVVGRMHASRLFDQAAEEDGTYAALEREARTRGKCQRMVTLRRRDDGVFPALIDLTPLLSADGSLLGTLLIGRDVTETLRTQRALEEKKDQLEFMNHLSLGISQTLELEAICSIALQRLVEKFNGVLGGIFLKNRTDGSLALVVSEPRALRGRYAEMLTPSPDDRVLAEEGEVLLHDLSHMAILTAADGTAHPRSKLILPLLPKASFLGMLVILVKEPLTRSEEFLSFLSALGMTVGGAIENAILYFESLKKSIEIKKQNQELDEFAYVVSHDLKEPLAGISFISNLLMDEYYDTLDDTAKVYINNLKDFSQRLGSLIDSLLELSRIGRMNQPMEAVKIIDVISSVSQSLSFRISTKETQITLPEELPQVHGERTRVEQVFFNLLSNAIKFNDKDKVVVEIAWKEFDERFYEFSIRDNGIGIEPQYFEKIFKIFERLHQREEYEGNGAGLTIVKKIVEHHGGRIWLQSELGMGTEFHFTLPKTPQ
- a CDS encoding sigma-54-dependent Fis family transcriptional regulator, encoding MTGNEPKAKSGASILVVDDEKLFRDVLTAKLIENGYVCDNAINGIEAINKIQRQQYDVILLDIKMPRVNGIEVLKHISENTLSSEVIMLTTFTDVRTAVETVKLGAYDYVTKPYNLTELLQTIERALDHRKLKLENVLLKSELERRHQAKNVIGTSSAFQQVLDTVYKVAPTDSNVLITGPSGSGKEVVANLLYKMSSRKDKPFVALDCASIPENLLESELFGHERGAFTDAMVLKHGMVEVANNGTMFLDEIGEISLSIQPKLLRFLQTGEFRRIGGTQAMKANVRVIAATNKNLKEMVKLGTFREDLLFRLNVIALNLPPLADRKEDVPDLVEHFLQAKSRGKETKQFSPAAMQKLVNYYWPGNVRELENVVERAIILTSGDVIEPADIMLDYANGNETMGAPSSEVAKMSLSDMESIHIERVLKEQNYNKRAAADILGISLRTLYTKIYDYQIHIPSGRGGGSNAHS
- the metG gene encoding methionine--tRNA ligase, which gives rise to MPDWKRLLVTSALPYANGAVHLGHLAGAYLPADIYVRYHRLRGTDVVYICGSDEHGVSILISATREGSTPQTIIDRYHDINRSAFARAGISFDNYSRTSLPLHHETAREWFLDFHSRGLLRSAVEQQLFDEHAGMFLPDRFVTGTCPHCGYDRAYGDQCENCSKYYAQTELLNPKSLLSGETPVVRNATHWYFPLGDYQERLEAFVDGHENDWKDTVLQQVRSWLKAGLSDRPISRDLEWGVKVPLDNAAGKVLYVWFEAVLGYISSTKEWAAAQGDPERWKQYWCDESTRYVAFIGKDNIVFHCLMFPAMLMGKGGYILPDNVPANEFLNLEGQKFSKSRNWSIEVDEFLDRFPADPLRYTLTMNMPETRDSDFTWRDFQARNNNELADIVGNFINRTVHFAHRNFEGRVPAAIEADEADRAFRAEFGAAAEAVGAAFDRFKFRDGLQAAMNFARLCNKYFNDAEPWKRVKDDPARAASTIRTCLDAVYALGILLAPVLPETAERIKRLLQLPPEAPWSWEAIQSCTLAEGQTIGAPEILFTKIEDSAIEAATALLGAGLDTAAPAQETAPASAPAPEYAPFKDQIGIDSVGVLDLRVGLVLEAERVPKSDKLLRLKVDIGCETRQIVAGIGARYEAADLPGRKVVVVANLAPAKIRGVESQGMLLASSIGGEAPLLVAADPAAVPGSVVK